The genomic interval TCATGCTGAGATCATCGCACTCCATGAAGCAAGTCGAGAATGTGTATGGCTAAGATCAATAAGCCGACATATCTGTTCAAGCAGTGGAATTGACGAAAATACGGAGCCAACTATTCTATATGAAGATAATGCGGCATGTGTTGCTCAAACAAAGGAAGGATATATCAAAAGCGATAGAACGAAGCATATTCATCCGAAGTTCTTCTCATACACTCAAGAgctcgagaagaagaaagagattgaagTAAGATATGTTCGATCAAGCGACAATGCAGCTGACCTCTTCACTAAATCACTTCCTACCTCGGTATTCAGAAAACATGTTCATAACATTGGAATGCGTCATCGGAATGATCTATGACTGCTCATCCGAGGGGGAGCTTACgtggttgtactctttttacCTTACTATGGTTTTTTCCATTGGGTTTTCCTGgaaaggtttttaacgaggcaacaaaAACGTTAAGCAAGAAGAGATAGTGACACTGGtctccaagggggagtgttataaacgtGAAAAATGGAATGTCAACAAAGGAAGCACCGATCATTGAAAATGATCGTGTGAAGTAAATTATGTGGAGCCCACTGCCACTATGCACACACAGTAACTTTCTCTTTTTACTTCTATATAAACGATTGTTTCGATCGATTGTAATGCGCACTTTTACAccattctcttcttcctcatataacttactctctctctcgttattatacttatatcagtgttcttttatttctgcgggtataaaatttcactcttatttaaatttttcgatactataaaattgtaagttattttataacagtattttcagtttttatgcatactgaaagtttttttttttaaagtaaattagGAGGTGTCTGTACCTTCGACCCAAATAATCTTTTCAGGTCCGGGACCAACTGGTGCTAATACCAATAACATGGCGTAAAGCATTCTTTCCAACGGAAATCGAACTAATTAAAAGTGCAATAGAACCTATTCCAATTACTAAACCACTAACCCAACGCACCGTTAGCTATGCATACTGAAAATTTCATTTGCTAATGTATTCATACCAATTTAAGCAGCCATGCAAAAAACATTAAGGAGATATATTTAGCATAGAATTcgaaaattgatttttaatgagttttaaGATGATTTTGAATGAAACGAAAAGTTTGGTATGAATTATGTTAATgcattttagaaaacaatgaTATATGAGTTTTTATGTTTAAACTAAAAACTTCatcaatacatttttaaatcactttaaaattttaataatttacaacttagaatattttaaataatattagattttaaaatagtttatcaaattttaaatgatattttaattttttttagacaactttaaatttgttattttaatacaaatcaatTAAATATGCCCCAACAAATAGTTTACACTTTGTTGAATTCGAAAAAACGctaatttaaagtttaaactataaaatatgtgattatattttagtaatataaagataataagttagtatataattGTTATACTCAGCTGCCATATAAAGTTTATTTGGATTCTTTATTTTGCTAGACAAGAAAACTTCCTCTGTTTgttttttgaacttaaaaaaaCTTACACGGTTATAAACTTACAAAAGTGGGATGATAAATTCTCTGTctgaaaaattattaaaatttcagaGTACAGCACATATACATCtccaaaaattaacaaaaggaAAACAGAACCTTTTAATTGAAACACTTGCTACCAAAAGAAAACAAGGAGACCAAAAAAGTTGGAATCTAAATAAGTAGTGAACgtggaaaaaaatcaattaaaactaTACTAGAAAAGAAATGTTAAAGGACTAATGCTAAACCGCGTCAGAGCCGTAAGGTTCAAGTTTCTTCTCATCATCCTTAAGCTCACTGAATCTTGACTTCttgtccaaagaagaagaagaagacgaagccTTAAGAGACTGACCTCTCGTGTTAAGATAAGTATACAACGACGTCCCTATAATCGCCACAACAGCACCGCAAACGCTAACCACACCACTATTCGACCCGAAGATGTAGAAGTTCCCAAGGAGGAGGACACAGGTCTTGAACTGTCCTAGCACAACGTGTGTGATCGCAGAAGTCGCTCTGCCGACAATGGACAACCTATATAAGTCTTGCCTACCGACCACACTAATAatattacatgaaaaaaaagttaaaactcaCCCGAGAGCTAAAGCTCCTGACCACTGAAGAAAGAACCCGAGAAACGCTGAAACAAAAATGGCGGATGTGTTGGGAAGGCTCCAGTCGAAGGACAGGGCGCCTGGTGGATCCAAAAAGGGAATCATTGATACAAGAAACAAGAGAGTGATTGGTGTTGTCTTCCACATCAACCTGTTCATTTTATGAAGAGAGATGTTTATTGATACAAGATGaggaatgaaaaaaataaaaaaaatataagaaaatgatttttggttCAGACATACGCTAACGCGGTCCAGTTCTCTCGTTGTTGCATGTTTGACCATAAGATTTTGTTGGTAGCGCTAGGTATGATCCATGCTAAAGCCACACAAGCACCAAACAGACTGAACTGTAAATCTGTTACAGTCGCAACCGCAACTCCTACAGATACAACTGTAAGTGCAACCACCTGCACAAAAAAATCAGCCACAAAAGTTagctactctctctctctctttcgtcCTTAATACTATAAACTCTAGTCCTAATGGATCAATGCAAAGCCAGTTAATTAAATTTTGCACAAGTGatgattaattaaattttgCACAAGCCAATTAATTAAATTTCACATTCCTTAACCTTTTTTGTAATTGCACCCCTAGCAATATGTGTAACTaatttagagagagaaaaatcTCAGGTACCTTCGTGAAAGAAACTCTCTTTCTATACCACAAGAACTCTGCAAACACAATTGAAGGCGTGACTGCGATTTTCGCCATCTGGTAGAATCCAACACTGAGAAATAAAACCACAGCGGTGAGAAAATGTGATGATAGGCTTTTACCGAGCttatataaatgtaaaagaGTCACAAGACAAAACCTGTTGTACTTGAGGCTAACATTAGCGAGACCAGTAGAGAGTGACATAACAATGCCGAGAGTGTAGAGGGAAAGAGACGATGACTTGGAGGAAGAAGGAGGTGGAGGAGCGGGGAGAAGAGAGAATGATTTGAGAAGAGCCATTAGTAGATAAGCCACAATGTAGTGAATGAATGTGAGGAACACTGGGAACTCAAACCCTATGTTCTTAAGCACCTGCcccgaattaaaaaaaaaaaaaaaaaactttactaaTTACTTGGATGAAACTTAACTAAAAGTGATAGAAGAAGTGaaggtttattattatttacccATTTGTTCATGAAGATAATGCTAATAGCAACGAAGAAGTTGAAAGTGAGAGCAAGAGTTGGACCACAGATACGGTGCTGCGACTGTTGCTGTTGCTGCTGTCTCTTTGGAGTCTCCGGCGAACGGAATCTGTTGAACAACGATGCTCGCAACTCCTCCAGTGCTTTCCCTGAAGAATCGACAAATCTCAAAATCAGCTCAATGAAAAACCCTAAATTGAATTGAGTGAGTGAAATCGAAAGTAAGTACCTTTTTCACCGGCGTCACTGTCTTTGCGTTTGAGAATCTTCTTCGCATCTTTGCCAAGCCAGGAGCTTATCATCATCTTCGGTCTTAATAACATTCTCAGATTCGCCCCCAGAGAGGAGAGACAAAATCAAAACAtggcctctctctctctctctctctctctctctctctctgtttcgaTCGATTGGAGTAATTCGAGTCCTCACACTCACTGAGTTTGAGAATTTttggagagagaagagagacagATGGAGAGGAACACGTGGCGGTATTAACGGGAGGATGGAGATTGAAAGCCTTTTTCGTGTTTGTTTGTCTAGATTTGGAGCAAATCACGGTTCTCCGCCGAccattaaaataaaagagacagagagagacgATGGATTCTCTCTACTTGAAAAGGAGAGTGGTCTTGTATAGAGTAAACGCGCTCTCTTACATTTCACGCGTGACTCTTTTTCTCctttatattaaaactgattatatatattattatcgACCGACTGATTAAGGACGATGAGTCGACAGAAAAACAAAAGACCCGACTGGTTTTATTTGGCTTTTTCGTCGAGTGATTTCCGTGTCCGATAATAGAATAGAATAAATACGTTCTGACTTGGAGATGGTGGACCAAAACCTTACGGTTTCTAACGGTTATTTACCGTTCGTTTTGGATCGATGTTTATCCTATATTGTAAAGATAAGACTTCATCCTTAGTGTTTGTTTGGGCTCTCCACAATCTAAGGCCTACCTAGGTTGCGGACTCAATTTATTTtcaattccttttttttttatcgataTCACTCTAAGTTGACCAAacatatcaaaaaaaaaatcccgcAACGAGAGAAACAACAAGGACATACCTCTCCTTATGGTTGAGAGAATTCAAGAATGAAAACTAAGCACCGAACCAAAGTTCGACTTGTTATGTAGATGATTGATTtccttttttatctttttctcatTTTGTAGGTGGCATGTAAAAAcactttcaaattttaaatcagAAATGGTATCCacttaaaataaatcataacaaAGCTACTATTTTTTCGTATCTTATTATCTATATGGTTAAGCTCATTTGTGCACAAATCATTTGCTTTCAAACTACTTTAAGTGAGCATCTAACTCTAGCACAAAGACAAACGATCTAATCTCCTCTTTATGAAATCGGTTTAGAGATTTGATCTTGAAGACaatctaaagtttttttttccttttacatTTTAGCTATAAAGctactatattttatatcatattttctatCTTAATAAGCTTATTTGAGCACAGATCCTTTGCTTCAAACTACTTTCAGTAAGCATCTAACTCTGGTACAAATACAAACAATGTAgtccccttttttttttttgtaacggaCAAACAATGTAGTCCCCTGTTATGCATTAACCAAACATTTGGTGTGTGGGCCCAAATTCTGTATTCGGATATATATTGCCTTCTTAAGTTTGGGCCGATGGTCGATTCTATTTTTACAACGCTAGAAACAAAAATATCGTTTTGaacatgaaaataattaaagCTTATAGTATTCGATATCAATAATATCACCATCTTTTGGTATGCATATTAGCTTCAGGTGTacttaaaacttaaaagaatAAGAGAAACTTGTTGAGGGATCATCATCTTATTGTATTGTCCTTGCGGtctctatgttttttttaatccaTTTGAGATGTTTAAAGAAGCTAATATGGTGATTCAATACTGAGAAATGATTTTCAAGGTCAGGGTCTGGATGTTCGAAAAGAGATGTAAGCAGTGCAGGCTTACTATAGCCGGCGGTCAGTGCGACCCCCCAGGGCCCACCTCCAAATAtttcttttcatgtttttttaggtttttgtcaatttttttttcatttttattaatatgtattattaaatttaaaccacataatatcacaaaaatattattttgaacttttcaaaatatattattaatcaaaaatcaaatagaatatctattttataatattataaattttagtttttttaataacatttattttttaaaaatattaatggaagggtctaaaaaaattattttcaccttttttttgctaaaatttggaaaattattttcaccTTGCGCACTTACTTCTATTGAGCCGGTTCTGGATGCCTGGATGTAAGCTTCAGGATTTACACATACCACAAGACTAGCTCATGTGTATAATATGATTTTGGTAATATAAACTCTAGCGTTGGGTTTCTGTTGATTTTTTCGATCTCGTGATTTGTGTGTTGCTGATGCTAACTAGATTTATTAACTCGTGATCTCTATGTCACATTGTACGTGTGTTTGTGAAGTcggtttcaaaaacaaaatttactaATTAAGAAACTCGAAAATCTTGTACCGAAGCCTAGACTAGTCTCTAAAACATATGTAAAATGCATGATAATTTAAGGCATTTATAGTGATTAGCTATGATTAAAATGACGTTGGATTGTTACAATTTTTATGTGTACAATCTTCCCAGCAGTGTAAAGTTCGCGTCAGGGCCGGCTGAACAGGGAGGGCGGTCAGTACGACCGCCCCAGGGCCCGCTCCATATCCAGTAGACTTAGACAGCGTTGAGACAGAGTATCAAAAAGTTTTATAGCTAAAATGTCAAGTAAACATGTCTGTTGGATGTACAAGGGAAAAgctcaaagaaaaataatttacttttcTATCAACGCCTAAAAACTAAACTATCATAGGgccttcaaaaaaaaaattgcccAAGGGCCCCTCTTTATATTAAGCCGGCCCTGGTTCGCGTAAGTTCAAAAAGAAGTTCGCACactgtttataaattttagaaatttatttctttttaagatAGAAAATTGATGGACAACTCTTGTCAGTATCAAAGTCAAATTTACTTGTTATATGAGATTGGTTATGCCTTCTTCCACATGTGAATTTGATAATGTATACATTCTAAATGTATACAAGTATCCGAACACCTTTTTATCAGAGATTTCTCGCAAAATTTTCAACACCTTATATCAAGAAATTCTTTGGTAGAAGCATACTTTGAAAGAACATGAAAATTGAAACTCTGTTGGCTAAAAAAGAAGAATACAAACTTATAAAGCAAAACATAGTATTaggtaatattttaaaaggattATTATAATTGGaaatgatatacatatatatatatatagttgccaaaaaaaaaaatatatatatatatatatatgcagccTTTTACAGCCTGTAATATTTGACggcaaagaaaataaatctgAATTTGTTTCTTTGATGCGGTTCAGAAAGAAATACGAATCTGGCCCACGTTCACATACAATTTCGTCTAACTAGTTTATCAATATACTACGTGTTTCTTATAATGTTAACAATTTAGGATACTTATAACATTAATAGAAATGTGGTTTAATACAATTAGATTTAAATCCGGCTATAGATAATTTAGGACCTGACTAGTGTAACTACAATGATTGCAATTTAAAGGGCTTTAAAATTTTGTACGACCGAAACAACGATTAGAAAATGATGTATTTGCAGGATTCTTATGACTGATTAACTATTAAATGGAacaactattaaataataaattaacgatatttacattttatataatataaaaatataaaaaatcaaaatactatattctctctgtttcatattaagtatCGTTTTAAACTTCTGCATACGAATTAAGAaaccatttaattttgcatattttcaatataaaaacatcattgaCCATATACCtacttatattttaactaatagaaatataaacagaagaataaagttaataaattatgcattgaaattctaaaacgacacttGTTTTGCAACATAAAATTTTCTCTAAAACAATACTTATTATGAACGGAGAGagtaatagatataaaatattaacaaaattatactattatttttttaaatatagaaaatattttttgtttttaacttttataatataaattaaaatataaaatttatatatttaaaatttctattattttaatttaaaatttattgaatattttttagttttatattcatttttttaattactctTCTGTAACTGTAAATACTAGAtgaaactaattttgattttaaaaaatctagAATGGTTTGGaacaatttgtaaaaaaaaatgattgttttAAAACGCTATCAATCACCGTTTGCGGATGGTGACAGGAAACCAGTCATATTCTTAGTGTAAAACTGAAATTACATATTACTAAAAACTGTCATATACCTCGATGAGAACCATAGACCTAGAGTTTTATAGTTAGgcaaaaaaactaaagaattCATATAAGCCCATCATTTACACAATCTACAGATGAGAACGTTTTTCACTAGATATATAAGAGctgttattttcttttccctgtatttattttcttttgaaattttcagAACATACAGTTTCAGTTCTGacttaaaaagtaaataaaccACTGACTCTGATGTCATATTGCATGTGACAGAATCAGTTGTGATCTTTTCACGAGAAATATTACACTACCACACAACAAGTGAATCTTAATTTGTTCTAAAAACCTTATCTTTggaattttatattataagatTCGTATcgtgtttaaaaaaaagattcgtATCGATCATTAACTAGTGATGTGCGCTACTGCCGTATCAACGCAAATTAAGATGTTCAAGCTAATCATAATCTTGAATAATGGCATCTCTATTCTcaaatagagtaaaagtgaatataaaataacaaatattctAACCCAACTCTATTCTATTTTGTAGTTTATTCCATAAAAGCAGTAatctatattttgtttgttcaaTAATTCCATTATAGAGTAATTcaattataaagtaaaaaactGGAGTAAAGTTAGAGTACTTTTATTCCatattcaatttaaaatgaaaaaaataaaattttacatttccAATCTTAGAATCTTTCAATATCGTCTAGatatctatactatactaaaaggctaATAAGATCAAAGGAGAAGGCCTCCACCTCAGCAAATTAATTCCAGCCAATAGGAGAAGAGCTTTTGACCACGTCAGATCCGTGATCTAGCTCTACTGGACTTCAACTGCATTTCACGTTTGGGCtttatttctaaacaaaataacaaTGTGTTTCTCTGCCACGAGCTTCTCTCTTCTCTACGCCTTACCAAACCCTAACTCTTCCATTTCTCATCTTTACGAATCCGTTTCGATCAGTAAATCACCACTAACTACTCTAATGACTCCTTGATTAAACTCTTTCAATGGATTCCTTTcgccttcttctcttctttcatgtGTTTTTTCAATCAAAACTCTCTCAATTTGTTATCGCAGTGAAGTCGGGAAAGCCATAGTCTCTGACAAACCAATTGTGAAGAAACCAAACGGCAAGGATGCCGTCCCCTCCGCCGTTCTGGATCAACCAACCGGTAAAAACGCCGTCTCCTCCGCCAAGGTCCATAAGGTGATGCCCGCTGTCTCCTCCGCTATACCGATTCAACCAAGTAAAACCGTTGTTTCCTCCGTCAAGGTTGATAAGGTGATGTTTTTATTCCACTGTTCTTCGTCTAATTCGTTGTTGATGTGTTTTATCGTACTCTGTTATTACTATGTATGCTATTGATTAGCGGAGACATGGTCAGCAAGAACAGGTTGGTAGATTCACACCTTTTATTTCAGTTTCTTTGCTCGGCACATAATTTCAGATAAATATCCAGATTTTCTGATTATGGATTGTACAGGAGTGTGGCAAAATTTCTGGGAAGACGTTTCTGGAGCCGAGGGAGAAatgtgaagaagaaagggagagTTTCTTACAGCTTTGCAGAGGATGAACTCAAAAGGAAAGCGCAAGACTCTTCTACGGGACTTTGGTATGTCACATCTGGTTTCTCCGTCCAGTTTATCTTTGTGGGATTTATGGGTTTTCAAGTTCTGCTAACTCTCTGAATTGATTTGATATTGGCAGTAAAATATTCTAGGTAAATATCTTTGCCAAGGCTGATGACTTTCAGAATCAGGCTCACTCTCATGAAGATTATTCAAGGAGGTTTAAACCCAAGGTATTTACCGTTTCTGAATATCGATTGCCATAAAGTTTTAGTTGTTTGATTTCGTCTTGATGTGTGTATTTTTAAGTGCAGCTTATGTCGATTATGATTGAATCctacttttgtttttctttctttgagtAGGGTAGTATCTTTGCCAAGGCTAATGACTTTCAGAATCAGGCTCAACCTCCTGAAGATTTTGCAAGCAGGTTTGAACCGAAGGTATTTACCAATGCTGAATCTTGCCAGAAACATTTGGGTCTTTCATTTCGTcttaatttgtataattttacgTGCATCTTATGTTTATATTTGAGATCCTATACTAACTAAGGTCAAATAACTGATGAAATCTGTAGGAAAATACAAGTGTGGTGACTGTGGTAGGAAATACTTTGTTAATTGGTATCAAACTATCATTCGAATGTTCATCTTGAGGTAAGTAAACCCAAAAGATTAACACTGCTAGAccaaagattatattttatgaaaagcTGGTTTGTATTTTATTCtcttatatatttcataaaataatctATTGTAAATCTTAAGTCTTTTGGTCTTTGGGTTTAACATGTTTCAGATTTTACAGTCTGCAGAGAAACCACAAAATAATGTTGAGCTTTCCAATTCTACTCCACTTCCACCTTCAAAACCAACGCtgttaagataaaaaaaaaatcttaaaacaaataatctcCAGGGTTGTCATATAGCCTGCTCTTAATTTGCTCTATGTTTCTTCTGCAGACAACTATTGGCTCAACTTCCAATCACATCCAACAACATGGTGCTTCCTTAACAGAACCAATGGTTATATGATTATCCATTATAAAGGTCTAAAAGTGGTGGCTGCGACTCTTCTTCTAGAGAAGACAGAGATCAGGTTCCTTCTACAAACATCCCCATCTCAAGACTAGAAGTAAGGGTTGATAATCCTTGAGCATTTTTTTGATATATGGTTCGTACCGTTGAAACGCATCCATCAAGAAAAGTCAACATTCTCAGACAAAAGATTGGTGTGGTTCTTACAGTTTTTGAAGGAGCTATTAAGAGAAGCATCAGTgggaaaataaacataaaaacgGAAGACTTCTGTGCATTGTCAATGAGGAATAATGTAGGAGCTTTGGTATTTCCACTTATTACTTTAATCCATGTAGAACTCAAgatattttggaattttcatttcttattaCCATTACTGATTATTCAGTGGGATCTGGCAGGTCAAACACGTCTTAGAGCCATCACCAGAAAAGCTCATGGAATCATTGTATATTCACTATTACACTAACCTTATCTCTATGTTATCTGATATCCGTGAATGAGACTCTAAACCATCATATTTACTTCATTTTTGTCAGGTGGCATTCGATGTAACAGACCAAGAGGG from Raphanus sativus cultivar WK10039 unplaced genomic scaffold, ASM80110v3 Scaffold2068, whole genome shotgun sequence carries:
- the LOC130505186 gene encoding nucleotide-sugar uncharacterized transporter 1-like; this encodes MLLRPKMMISSWLGKDAKKILKRKDSDAGEKGKALEELRASLFNRFRSPETPKRQQQQQQSQHRICGPTLALTFNFFVAISIIFMNKWVLKNIGFEFPVFLTFIHYIVAYLLMALLKSFSLLPAPPPPSSSKSSSLSLYTLGIVMSLSTGLANVSLKYNSVGFYQMAKIAVTPSIVFAEFLWYRKRVSFTKVVALTVVSVGVAVATVTDLQFSLFGACVALAWIIPSATNKILWSNMQQRENWTALALMWKTTPITLLFLVSMIPFLDPPGALSFDWSLPNTSAIFVSAFLGFFLQWSGALALGATSAITHVVLGQFKTCVLLLGNFYIFGSNSGVVSVCGAVVAIIGTSLYTYLNTRGQSLKASSSSSSLDKKSRFSELKDDEKKLEPYGSDAV